The DNA sequence AGACTAACCGGGCATCCGCCCGCAAATGCGGCTTGAGCTGTTGCAACACCTGGCCAAACACATGGCTTGGCACCACCACCAAAATATCGCGGCTGGCGGCCAGCGCGTGCGCCAAAGAGGTTTCAAGCTGCAACGAATCCGGGAAAGCGACGTCAGGCAAAAACGCCTGATTGCAGCGCGCGGCTTGCAACGCGCGAACATGCTGTGGATCGTGCCCCCACAGCACAACACGATGGCCGTTACGGGCCACCGTGATCGCCAGCGCGGTGCCGTATGAACCGGCACCGATCACTGTCATGGCTGCATCAGACGCGCTCATCAGGCATCCAGCTTCTGAGTATTGCCTTCTTGACCCGCCTGCTGTTCCAGGTAATTCATGAACAGGGCATCAAAGTTCACCGGCGCCAGGTTCAACTGCGGGAATGTGCCGCGAGACACCAGGCTAGTGATGCACTCACGCGCGTACGGGAACAGGACATTCGGGCAATACGCGCCCAGGCAATGAGCCAGTTGGGTGCCTTCAAGACCGCCCACCGTGAAAATACCCGCCTGCTGGACTTCACACAGGAAAGCGGTTTCTTCACCGATAGTTGACGTCACCGTGACACGCAGCACCACTTCATAGACATCATCAGCCAGTTGGGTTGAAGCCGTGTCCAGATCCAGTTTGACTTCAGGATTCCACTCTTGCTGGAACACCTGCGGCGCATTCGGTGCTTCGAATGAAATATCTTTGGTGTAGATACGCTGGATCTGGAAAGTCAGCTCGACGTTATTTTGTTCAGACATGTTGAATAATACCCTTTTGTTGGATTTCCTTGCGCGCTTCCTTTCGCCTGGAAAGTCACGCCATAACACAAACAGACAACGCCCAATGAGGGCGCTGCATTATTTACCGCGAACCAGCGGGAGGTTTTCACCACTCCAGCCAGCCAGCCCGTCTTTCAGAATCAGAACACGCTCAAAACCGGCTTTGAACAGCTGTTCCCCAGACTCGCGGGATGACATGCCATTGGCGCAAACCACAATCACCGGCTGTGCCTTGTGTTTTTCCAGTTCACCCAGGCTGCCGTTCTTGATGTCATTCGGTAACAGTGTTGATAGCCCCGGCAATATGGCCACGACGATAATCGTCACGATTACGGGTATCCACCACAACCGCATCTTCTTTGTTAATAAGCTGAATGGCCTCGCCGCGCGCCACTTCTCTTACCTTAGACAGCTTACTTTTCACCGTCAGCACGATGACCGCGATCAACAGGGCAACCCAGGCCACGCTCATGACAGGGTGTCGGCTGATAAATGGCATAATCTCTTGCATGGGGTGTAACGACTCCGAAATCAGTTAAGCAATTCAAATACAGGGAGTCTGAGTATACCTATGCAGTAGTGCAATTACAGCCTGAATGCCAACATCGTGTCACGATTCTGCGCAGCCGCCTGCATTTATTCCCCGCCCTGAAGGGGTTTTGCCGAAACAGAACACCGCCTGCCAATCATGGATGGAAATAGAAATCCCAGACAACACAACTGGTAAGGGAGGGTTCATCGTGGAATAATCTTTCACCATGAGCAAAAAAGCGTTCTCTGCACCGTTGCCCCCGGGCCGTGACAATTTATTGATCCGATGCGCCAGTGTGCTTTGTATCGGCATGCTGCTGCTGCCGTGTCCTGGCCGCAGTGAAGACAATCAGCAACAGCTGAAATCGTTACAGCAGGACATCGCAGAGAAAGAAAAAAGCGTGCGGGCGCAACAGCAACGGCGCGGTACGCTGCTTGCCCAATTGAAGCAACAAGAGCAATCCATCGCTCAGGCCACCCGTCAGCTACGGGATACGCACGCCACGCTTGAGCGGCTCAACCAAGACATCACCCATCTCAACGCGTCGATAACCAAACTACAGACCCAGCAAAAAACGCAGGAAAAGCTGTTGTCCCTGCAATTGGATGCGGCCTTTCGTCAAGGCCAGCACAGCGGACTGCAACTGGTGCTCGGCGGCGAAGACGCACAACGCCGCGATCGTATTCTGGCGTATTTCAATTACCTGAACCGGGCGCGCGAAAAATCCATCCATGAATTACAGCAAACCCGTAGCCAGTTGGCGGCGCAGAAACAACAGATAGAACAAAAGCAATCACAGCAAAAAAAATTACTTACCGAGCAACAACAGCAGCAAAAAACGCTGGAAAAAGCGCAAAACGAGCGCCAGAACACGCTTAACTCGCTGGAACAGGCGCTGGCAAAAGATCAGCAGCAACTCACCGAGCTGCGCCAGAATGAAAGCCGCCTGCGCGATCAAATCGCCCGCGCTGAACGCGAAGCCAAGGCCCGGGCCGAACGCGAGGCCCGTGAAGCCGCACGCTTACGCGAAAAAGAGGAGCAGGCCAAACAGCAAGGAACCCGTTACAAACCAACGGAGCAAGAGCAATCATTAATCGCCCGCACCGGCGGTTTGGGCCAGCCTGCGGGCCAGTACGTCTGGCCTGTACGCGGGCGCACACTGCATCGTTTTGGCGAGCCGTTGCAAGGCGAATTGCACTGGAAAGGACTGGTGATTGCCACCCGTGAGGGCACCGAAGTGCGCGCCATCGCCGACGGTACGGTGCTAATGGCCGATTGGCTGCAAGGTTATGGTCAGGTGGTGGTGGTCGATCACGGCAAGGGGGACATGAGCCTGTACGGTTATAACCAGAGCGCGCTGGTTGCCGTCGGCGCACAAGTTAAAGCCGGTCAGCCGATTGCGCTGGCAGGCAGCAGCGGCGGGCAGAACCAGCCAGCGCTCTATTTTGAAATTCGACGTCAGGGACGGGCGATTAACCCGAGCTCCTGGTTAGGAAGGTAAGTGTGCATTTACTTCTCCGCCGTCTATTGATGGCAATTGCGCTATTCGTCGGGGCAATCCCCTGCTCAACGCCAGTTCTGGCCGGTAAGCTGGCGCTGGTGATTGACGATTTTGGTTATCGCGCGCATAACGACAATCAGATTCTGGCAATGCCGACGGCGGTTTCCATCGCCGTGCTGCCCAACTCACCCAATGCCCGCGATGTCGCCACCAGAGCGCACGCACAGGGGCGCGAGGTGTTAATCCACCTGCCAATGGCCCCTATCAGCAAACAGCCGCTGGAAAAAGATACGTTACGCCCGGACATGAGCGAGGCGGAAATCACCCGCATCGTGCGTGAGGCCGTCAATAACGTGCCTTATGCAGCAGGGCTCAATAACCATATGGGCAGTGCGATGACCGCCAGCCTGCCGGGGATGCAAAAAGTGATGCGGGCCATGAGCGCTTATCGGCTCTACTTTCTTGACAGCATGACGATAGGGAGCAGTCAGGCCAGTCTCGCGGCAGCAGGCACAGGCATTAAAGTTTTAA is a window from the Dickeya lacustris genome containing:
- the secB gene encoding protein-export chaperone SecB; amino-acid sequence: MSEQNNVELTFQIQRIYTKDISFEAPNAPQVFQQEWNPEVKLDLDTASTQLADDVYEVVLRVTVTSTIGEETAFLCEVQQAGIFTVGGLEGTQLAHCLGAYCPNVLFPYARECITSLVSRGTFPQLNLAPVNFDALFMNYLEQQAGQEGNTQKLDA
- a CDS encoding divergent polysaccharide deacetylase family protein, which translates into the protein MAIALFVGAIPCSTPVLAGKLALVIDDFGYRAHNDNQILAMPTAVSIAVLPNSPNARDVATRAHAQGREVLIHLPMAPISKQPLEKDTLRPDMSEAEITRIVREAVNNVPYAAGLNNHMGSAMTASLPGMQKVMRAMSAYRLYFLDSMTIGSSQASLAAAGTGIKVLKRKVFLDDSQNVADIRQQFNRALDIARRSGYAIAIGHPHPATITVLQQMLPALPADVVLVRPSQLLNEAEPHYQPVPTQLAARPAPQKRLRPIQLCTIRQPLPAISQFELWSRLGQYLSESAGVRYVQQRWQTWLG
- the envC gene encoding murein hydrolase activator EnvC, which encodes MSKKAFSAPLPPGRDNLLIRCASVLCIGMLLLPCPGRSEDNQQQLKSLQQDIAEKEKSVRAQQQRRGTLLAQLKQQEQSIAQATRQLRDTHATLERLNQDITHLNASITKLQTQQKTQEKLLSLQLDAAFRQGQHSGLQLVLGGEDAQRRDRILAYFNYLNRAREKSIHELQQTRSQLAAQKQQIEQKQSQQKKLLTEQQQQQKTLEKAQNERQNTLNSLEQALAKDQQQLTELRQNESRLRDQIARAEREAKARAEREAREAARLREKEEQAKQQGTRYKPTEQEQSLIARTGGLGQPAGQYVWPVRGRTLHRFGEPLQGELHWKGLVIATREGTEVRAIADGTVLMADWLQGYGQVVVVDHGKGDMSLYGYNQSALVAVGAQVKAGQPIALAGSSGGQNQPALYFEIRRQGRAINPSSWLGR